In Mycobacteriales bacterium, the following are encoded in one genomic region:
- a CDS encoding LPXTG cell wall anchor domain-containing protein — protein MVCRRGATLVVGLAAVAAALVSPNSLPTLSTHTSRIGCPAGTAAGEKSVAAIAAGRPTCSALGGPEAFTEQAANAAQLQARTTAPFATSAPGAYAAGLAQAERLPAAGTVPGSGNAWTLYGKSPECAAPSTQSSVCAANDSANGSYSQVGALGFRTLSGRVSSFAADPANPNRLWASPTAGGVWESDNGGSSWFSIGDGLPTQVVGAIAYDATFHRLLVGTGDNSFGGDGISGHGLFYSDSDGSSWAQAGGVPDLALSFRVVVSPADSSGRTVYLASSKGLFRSTDGGSSFVNENLQTTPPGYSPNCAGNTTTPLCFFANDVTDVVVKATGSANAPAGSVMAVVGWRAGAEADVNPDGTTNTSCRLNGSPTPCLQGPRNGLYISHTGVPGSFAYQDQGATQPTTQGFAPDPVVGRTALGIANGPGQSSDAVYAIVEDATKFQGCPDALDAGVNPVCNSTVVGLGIATYLDGMYATYDFGHSWTKILDYTQTKYPGTNSSIAALPGYSPGVQSWYNLWVQPDPSTHDASGHPTRVLFGLEEVWENNLTVPGVLSDPWQLHQTPAPGVAPWRVIGRYWNACSELNTGIPCNPDLKSNPIPGSTTHPDQHAVLFVPDRSGGGETLYVGSDGGVFKQHIAAGGDFSNDSWGDGQNIGLSSLQPYDAEMSKDGTVVSGLQDNGEEKTTPSGQEYEIYGGDAFFNTIDPDNSQNMIEEYTYGALAMTNDGGASWFPWGETNSCSSSTGLFSTPIEQDPTMRGHVVVGCGGVQEAVNAYANPCAVPPGAPASTCQLINIPFTTVFNLGNAPSGTPYVPSALAVRGANIYVGFCGYCDVVVGGLPFRSGLATNVGGSQPPAIGTGNGWHLLNPTCSGCGTPDGKLPQRYITSIQMDPANPKTVYLTMGGYGRRWIPPGALGDDTSHLGVGHLFVSYNGGQSFTNISGNLPDVPANWTLLHNGNLIVATDLGVYIDPPSALGQFSVLGTGLPRVPVFTLRADPGNANLLLISTYGRGDWTYRFPGSVSGTGSGHTGSSSGGGASTGGGSLANTGEQIGIPIGGLILLVGSLALYRRRRNIG, from the coding sequence ATGGTGTGCCGGCGCGGGGCGACTCTCGTCGTCGGGCTCGCGGCTGTCGCGGCGGCCCTGGTTTCCCCGAACAGCCTCCCGACCCTGTCCACGCATACCAGCAGGATCGGATGTCCGGCCGGCACCGCCGCCGGAGAGAAGTCGGTTGCTGCCATCGCGGCGGGCCGGCCGACGTGTTCCGCACTCGGTGGGCCGGAGGCGTTCACCGAGCAGGCCGCCAACGCCGCGCAACTTCAGGCCCGGACCACCGCGCCATTCGCCACGAGTGCGCCGGGGGCGTACGCGGCCGGACTCGCACAGGCCGAGCGGCTGCCCGCGGCGGGCACCGTGCCCGGTAGCGGCAACGCCTGGACGCTCTACGGCAAGTCGCCGGAGTGCGCCGCGCCATCCACCCAGTCCTCCGTCTGCGCCGCCAACGACTCGGCGAACGGCAGCTACTCCCAGGTCGGCGCCCTCGGCTTCCGCACCTTGTCCGGCCGGGTCTCGAGCTTCGCGGCCGACCCGGCCAACCCGAACCGGCTGTGGGCCTCCCCAACCGCCGGCGGGGTCTGGGAGTCCGACAACGGTGGCTCCAGCTGGTTCTCGATCGGGGACGGGTTGCCGACCCAGGTGGTCGGCGCCATCGCCTACGACGCCACGTTCCACCGGCTTCTCGTCGGCACCGGTGACAATTCCTTCGGTGGCGACGGCATCAGCGGTCACGGGCTCTTCTACAGCGACAGCGACGGAAGTTCCTGGGCGCAGGCGGGCGGCGTGCCCGACCTGGCCCTGAGCTTCCGGGTTGTGGTCTCCCCGGCAGACAGCAGCGGGCGGACCGTCTACCTGGCCAGTAGCAAGGGGCTGTTCCGCTCCACGGACGGCGGTTCCTCGTTCGTGAACGAGAACCTGCAAACAACTCCGCCCGGGTATTCCCCGAACTGCGCCGGCAACACGACCACCCCGCTGTGCTTCTTCGCCAACGACGTGACCGACGTGGTGGTCAAGGCAACGGGCTCCGCGAACGCGCCCGCCGGTTCGGTCATGGCCGTGGTCGGCTGGCGAGCCGGCGCGGAGGCGGACGTGAACCCCGACGGCACCACCAACACCAGCTGCCGGCTGAACGGCTCGCCCACCCCCTGCCTGCAGGGTCCGCGCAACGGGCTCTACATCTCCCACACCGGCGTTCCCGGCTCGTTCGCCTACCAGGACCAGGGGGCCACCCAGCCCACCACCCAAGGTTTCGCGCCTGATCCGGTCGTCGGACGGACCGCCCTCGGGATCGCCAACGGGCCCGGCCAAAGCTCCGACGCGGTCTACGCCATCGTCGAGGACGCGACCAAGTTCCAGGGTTGCCCGGACGCACTCGACGCCGGAGTGAACCCGGTCTGCAACTCCACCGTCGTCGGATTGGGCATCGCGACCTACCTGGACGGCATGTACGCGACCTATGACTTCGGGCACAGCTGGACGAAGATCCTGGACTACACGCAGACGAAGTACCCCGGTACGAACAGCAGCATCGCGGCCTTGCCGGGGTACAGCCCGGGCGTCCAGTCCTGGTACAACTTGTGGGTCCAGCCGGATCCGTCGACGCATGACGCATCGGGCCACCCCACCCGCGTCCTGTTCGGACTCGAGGAGGTGTGGGAGAACAACCTCACGGTCCCCGGGGTGCTCAGCGACCCGTGGCAACTGCATCAGACACCCGCGCCGGGCGTTGCCCCGTGGCGCGTGATCGGACGGTATTGGAACGCCTGCTCGGAGCTCAACACCGGAATCCCGTGCAACCCGGACCTCAAGTCGAACCCGATCCCGGGCAGCACGACACACCCCGATCAGCACGCCGTGCTGTTCGTGCCAGACCGCTCCGGCGGCGGGGAGACGCTCTACGTGGGGAGCGATGGCGGCGTCTTCAAGCAGCACATCGCGGCCGGCGGCGACTTCTCCAACGACAGCTGGGGCGACGGGCAGAACATCGGGTTGTCCTCGTTGCAGCCCTACGACGCCGAAATGTCCAAAGACGGGACCGTGGTGTCCGGCTTGCAGGACAACGGCGAGGAGAAGACCACCCCGAGTGGTCAGGAGTACGAGATCTACGGCGGCGACGCGTTCTTCAACACGATCGACCCGGACAACAGCCAGAACATGATCGAGGAGTACACGTACGGCGCGCTCGCGATGACCAACGACGGAGGCGCCAGCTGGTTCCCGTGGGGGGAGACGAACAGCTGCAGCTCGTCAACCGGATTGTTCTCGACACCGATCGAGCAGGATCCGACCATGCGCGGCCACGTGGTCGTCGGTTGCGGCGGAGTCCAGGAGGCCGTCAATGCCTACGCGAACCCGTGCGCCGTCCCCCCAGGTGCGCCGGCCTCCACCTGCCAGTTGATCAATATCCCGTTCACCACCGTGTTCAATCTCGGCAACGCCCCGTCCGGCACCCCGTACGTTCCGTCCGCCCTGGCCGTTCGCGGCGCGAACATCTACGTCGGCTTCTGCGGCTACTGCGACGTGGTGGTCGGGGGACTGCCGTTCCGTAGCGGCCTTGCGACCAACGTCGGCGGTTCCCAGCCGCCGGCGATCGGGACGGGCAACGGGTGGCATCTCCTGAACCCCACCTGCTCGGGCTGCGGCACGCCGGACGGCAAACTGCCGCAGCGCTACATCACGTCGATCCAGATGGATCCCGCGAACCCGAAGACGGTCTACCTGACCATGGGCGGCTACGGCCGGCGCTGGATTCCACCGGGCGCGCTCGGCGACGACACGAGCCATCTCGGCGTCGGTCATCTGTTCGTGTCCTACAACGGCGGCCAGTCGTTCACGAACATCTCCGGCAATCTGCCGGACGTGCCGGCGAACTGGACCCTGCTGCACAACGGGAACCTCATCGTCGCCACGGACCTCGGTGTCTACATCGATCCACCGAGCGCTTTGGGGCAATTCTCGGTGCTCGGCACCGGACTGCCCCGAGTGCCGGTATTCACCCTCCGCGCCGATCCGGGGAACGCGAACCTGCTGCTCATCTCGACCTACGGACGCGGTGACTGGACCTACCGGTTCCCGGGCTCCGTGTCCGGAACCGGTAGTGGCCACACCGGATCGAGCAGCGGCGGCGGGGCGAGCACCGGCGGCGGCTCCCTAGCCAACACCGGCGAGCAGATCGGCATCCCGATCGGAGGGCTCATTCTCCTCGTCGGGAGCCTCGCCCTCTACCGCCGGCGTCGCAATATCGGGTGA
- a CDS encoding VC0807 family protein: protein MPVLTAAVGERQQPLRGLSTLRAIGRHSLPNVVEATVAPTVLFYIGYGLFGIWPGLIAALAWAYAMVVRRRMARRRIPGLLILSVVGLTARTAIAFATGSTFLYFVGPILGTVVVAAMFFLSTLTDTPLVDRLAADFCPLAPAVAARLGIRRLFRRLTVMWGVINLANAGVTFWLLLSLPVGAFVALKAVTAGGITWGGVAITVAWSLRVARQERLVHHGGLFAAAAA, encoded by the coding sequence GTGCCTGTCCTGACCGCGGCGGTGGGTGAGCGACAACAGCCCTTGCGTGGGCTGTCCACCCTGCGTGCCATCGGGCGGCACTCGCTGCCCAACGTCGTCGAGGCCACCGTCGCGCCCACCGTGCTGTTCTACATCGGCTACGGGCTGTTCGGCATCTGGCCCGGGCTGATCGCCGCGTTGGCCTGGGCCTACGCCATGGTCGTTCGCCGACGTATGGCCCGTCGGCGAATTCCCGGCCTGCTCATCCTGTCGGTGGTCGGACTGACCGCCCGCACGGCGATCGCCTTCGCGACCGGGAGCACCTTCCTCTACTTCGTGGGCCCGATCCTCGGCACGGTCGTCGTCGCCGCGATGTTCTTCCTGTCCACGCTCACCGACACCCCGCTGGTCGACCGGCTGGCCGCGGACTTCTGCCCGTTGGCCCCAGCGGTGGCCGCCCGGTTGGGGATTCGCCGGTTGTTCCGCCGGCTCACCGTCATGTGGGGCGTGATCAACCTCGCGAACGCCGGAGTGACCTTCTGGCTTCTGCTCAGCCTGCCGGTGGGGGCCTTCGTCGCGCTCAAGGCCGTCACGGCTGGCGGCATCACCTGGGGAGGCGTGGCGATCACCGTCGCCTGGTCGTTGCGGGTGGCTCGCCAGGAACGGCTCGTCCATCACGGCGGCCTGTTCGCGGCGGCGGCCGCCTAG
- a CDS encoding ACT domain-containing protein: protein MTTFARLRIELPDHPGALAAVSRVLAVKGLNVVEVSIHEVEGSRAVDEIVVQVARLPAHSDLGPVLAGAGAELLSIAACDMRGDPTVTALTWVTATLEAPRRRSSLATGVRLLTGIDPVHVLTLEEALQWPIGVHAIRTGRPVVERLTQPPEPLGAGGEEAGSGVWVVAAPDSPEPSYVVMAARPYAVRFTATELHRLVAVLDCRSRLGQLLSVPAR, encoded by the coding sequence ATGACGACGTTCGCCCGGCTGCGGATCGAGCTGCCCGACCATCCAGGAGCGCTGGCGGCGGTCAGCCGGGTGCTGGCCGTCAAGGGGCTGAACGTGGTCGAGGTCTCGATCCACGAGGTGGAGGGCAGCCGAGCGGTCGACGAGATCGTCGTTCAGGTCGCCCGGCTGCCGGCCCATTCGGATCTGGGGCCGGTGCTGGCGGGGGCAGGCGCGGAGTTGCTGTCCATCGCCGCATGCGACATGCGCGGTGACCCAACGGTCACCGCGTTGACCTGGGTGACGGCAACCTTGGAGGCACCGCGGCGCCGGAGTTCGCTGGCGACGGGGGTGCGGCTGCTCACCGGGATCGATCCCGTGCACGTGCTGACCCTCGAGGAGGCCCTGCAATGGCCGATCGGCGTGCACGCGATCCGTACCGGGCGTCCAGTCGTGGAGCGCCTCACCCAGCCCCCCGAGCCACTGGGCGCCGGGGGCGAGGAGGCGGGATCGGGGGTGTGGGTGGTGGCCGCGCCGGACTCGCCGGAACCGTCCTATGTCGTGATGGCGGCCAGGCCCTATGCCGTGCGGTTCACCGCTACGGAGCTCCACCGTCTCGTCGCGGTCCTGGACTGCCGCAGCCGACTGGGGCAGCTCCTCTCGGTGCCGGCGCGCTGA
- a CDS encoding Crp/Fnr family transcriptional regulator — translation MSGITRWALEQTMLLGGLDETTLDRLAQASSTRRYGRGQRVVRDGDPGGDLLVVAEGRIKVVTRSADGGNLLLTVAVPGDSLGEISLLDLEARSATLEAAEPSVVITVPGPVIREAIRSAPDLAEDLLRQQAALIRRLAGPSADLVFLDLPHRVAAYVVDRANRDGRVDLGLSNAELVAAVGEARQSMDAALRGFQRRGWIHVEDRVVTVRDRAALAGYAAAEATP, via the coding sequence GTGAGCGGGATCACGCGCTGGGCGCTCGAGCAGACCATGCTCCTCGGCGGCCTCGACGAGACGACCCTGGACCGGCTGGCCCAAGCCAGCTCGACCCGCCGTTACGGACGCGGCCAGCGTGTCGTGCGCGATGGCGACCCGGGCGGGGACCTGCTCGTCGTGGCGGAGGGCCGGATCAAGGTCGTGACCCGGTCAGCGGACGGGGGGAATCTGCTGCTCACGGTCGCCGTCCCGGGGGACAGCCTCGGCGAGATTTCCCTGCTCGATCTGGAGGCGAGATCGGCGACGCTCGAGGCGGCCGAACCTTCGGTGGTCATCACGGTGCCCGGCCCGGTGATCCGGGAAGCAATCCGGTCCGCCCCCGATCTCGCCGAGGACCTGCTGCGCCAACAGGCGGCGCTGATCCGCCGGCTCGCCGGGCCGTCCGCCGACCTTGTCTTCCTCGACCTTCCGCACCGGGTGGCGGCGTATGTGGTCGATCGGGCCAACCGGGACGGGCGGGTCGACCTCGGGCTGTCCAACGCCGAGCTGGTCGCCGCCGTCGGCGAGGCGCGGCAAAGCATGGACGCCGCGCTGCGCGGGTTCCAGCGCCGGGGGTGGATCCACGTCGAGGATCGCGTCGTGACGGTTCGCGACCGCGCCGCCCTGGCCGGCTACGCCGCCGCCGAGGCCACCCCGTAG
- a CDS encoding ice-binding family protein: protein MTGPLARFPTRVLVPGLGITVAVTLALTVLAGGPADAAQAPVGLGTAASFAVLAHTTVTNTGPSTLSGDLGLSPGTSVTGFPPGTVSNGTVYIADAVAAKAQADLTTAYNDAAGRSPTATVTADLGGRTLVPGVYSGSTLALNGTLTLDAQGDPSAVFVFQAGSTLITGSASAVSLIGSASACNVFWKVGSSATLGTNSVFVGSILALTSVTADTGASVAGRLLARNGAVTLDSNSVTRPNCVSATASATPTASATPTASATPMGSAAPTTSAIPAASITSSTAIPPSAPALPGLSTTNGSVGGGGSAGPGVGLPRTGEPVGLPVIVGLLALMLGALIVLAAGHPAVADPRTKPSTRSSRFRRHRA from the coding sequence ATGACTGGTCCGCTTGCGCGTTTCCCCACCCGGGTTCTGGTACCTGGGCTCGGGATCACGGTCGCCGTCACCCTCGCCCTAACGGTCCTCGCCGGCGGCCCAGCGGATGCCGCCCAAGCGCCCGTCGGACTTGGGACGGCCGCTAGCTTCGCGGTGCTAGCGCACACCACCGTCACCAACACCGGCCCGTCGACGCTCAGTGGTGACCTCGGGCTGAGCCCGGGAACCTCGGTGACCGGCTTCCCTCCAGGCACGGTGAGTAATGGCACCGTCTACATCGCCGATGCTGTGGCGGCCAAGGCGCAAGCCGACCTGACCACGGCCTACAACGATGCCGCCGGTCGTTCGCCCACGGCCACGGTCACAGCAGACCTCGGCGGACGAACGCTGGTACCCGGCGTCTATTCCGGCTCGACCCTCGCCCTCAACGGCACACTCACCCTCGACGCGCAGGGCGACCCCAGTGCCGTGTTCGTCTTCCAGGCCGGCAGCACGCTCATCACCGGCTCTGCGAGCGCTGTTTCGCTCATCGGTTCGGCCAGCGCCTGCAACGTATTCTGGAAGGTAGGAAGCTCCGCGACGCTTGGCACCAACTCCGTATTCGTGGGCAGCATCCTGGCGCTGACCTCGGTGACCGCCGACACCGGCGCTTCGGTAGCCGGGCGTCTGCTCGCGCGCAACGGTGCGGTCACCCTGGACTCCAACAGCGTCACCCGCCCGAACTGCGTGAGCGCGACGGCCTCGGCGACTCCGACGGCCTCGGCGACTCCGACGGCGTCCGCGACCCCGATGGGCTCGGCGGCTCCCACGACGTCCGCGATCCCCGCAGCCTCGATCACCTCCTCGACAGCGATCCCCCCTTCGGCGCCAGCCCTCCCCGGGCTGTCCACGACGAACGGATCTGTCGGCGGCGGCGGGTCGGCCGGCCCCGGGGTGGGGCTCCCGCGGACCGGCGAACCGGTGGGCCTCCCGGTGATCGTCGGACTGTTGGCGCTCATGCTGGGTGCTCTTATCGTGCTGGCTGCCGGGCATCCGGCAGTCGCAGATCCGCGCACCAAGCCCAGCACGCGGTCTAGTCGGTTTCGTCGGCACCGGGCCTAA
- a CDS encoding beta-galactosidase has product MSERVSGRATWWNRDLTRRRLLEGTLQVGALAAGSLAFDAAPVRASITCGGSAGTAGMGPVFGAELQYFRMRPSYIPARLDLCQQAAFTTIQSYVAWNVHEYLPGQFDFTGRTHPVLPDDHADEYQIETPAQELQDGGIIGGVANTDLHGFLGMCRERGFRVILRPGPFISDEWRNGGLPDWLLLAGYPQIYERGPDGSALTPGFPFSPPAGVVTGGGPLFYFPSPSYASSSYLASARAWFAAFAAFIRPWLASAGGPVVNIQVDDESCFYYRFGPFEVDYHPEMIARYRAVEGSSPPTAWPPPAAGVSSLRPAFAWQSFKAAQVTAFLATLAADLRASRVDVPVTHELELTLAPPADMARDAAHVQLNPELYVGGTDPWTLPCNELCALAARAAQRNRGVLWATEMENDNIVLYDLLFGEGILGGLQFTYTAGVPDGALGDLGRLGRTLRTAGERLGAAIRRPDVAIIWDNALTRAPYRSQRWGFRTDVRNVIERDVPALATLLIRGGFAFDLLDADAAEAADYRDYPTVFLAAADILPRRVQEHLVAYVAAGGRLVCWPAPPNLDEDLNPCTILADALYFQPRRTFYPADAQQVRVLGVLVSTWRGVSTYRLGPHARSIASRGGESCGYAFPYGHGEALLLGSWLAADSIPGRAGSVLQTQALPTPIGAPAAARALAEQFLGPAVVALVPNTFPGGPAQTLLVYDYTNERRGGEVITGGALAYWDGEQVVGLAELNTTQTGGGASRLPFRPVQEAHLEVIRALANVHPQIQSSDARVQARILDAPTSGTATVMAANRGDTPVETVLTTTLSGKVIRLPTEGTLRLPPATAVLLPLGYELAPGVVVEQSSAQLVSADPGPGSITLRLWAPAGGELVIRLPASPDRATLGGRAIALSPQGRPPGGLVRIALPAGDLVLELTWTATAATCATGPGPARADTRRLPATGTRTSLPVLGAVGLGIGAWLRWLREREPNDGWHP; this is encoded by the coding sequence ATGTCCGAGCGGGTCAGCGGCCGGGCCACCTGGTGGAACCGCGACCTGACCCGCCGTCGGTTGCTCGAGGGCACCCTGCAAGTCGGCGCACTGGCGGCCGGTTCGCTGGCATTCGACGCGGCACCGGTCCGCGCCTCCATCACGTGCGGAGGTTCGGCCGGAACGGCGGGCATGGGCCCGGTGTTCGGCGCCGAGTTGCAGTATTTCCGGATGCGCCCGAGCTACATTCCGGCGCGGTTGGACCTGTGCCAGCAGGCGGCGTTCACCACGATCCAGTCCTACGTGGCATGGAACGTGCACGAGTACCTGCCCGGCCAGTTCGACTTCACCGGCAGGACCCACCCGGTACTGCCCGACGATCACGCCGACGAGTACCAGATCGAGACCCCCGCCCAGGAGCTTCAGGACGGGGGGATCATCGGAGGCGTCGCGAACACCGACCTGCACGGTTTCCTCGGCATGTGCCGGGAACGGGGCTTCCGGGTGATTCTGCGTCCGGGGCCGTTCATCTCCGATGAGTGGCGCAACGGGGGCCTCCCGGATTGGTTGCTGCTGGCCGGGTATCCACAGATCTATGAGCGAGGGCCGGACGGATCGGCCCTGACCCCAGGGTTCCCGTTCAGCCCTCCGGCGGGCGTGGTCACCGGCGGTGGACCGCTTTTCTACTTTCCTTCGCCCAGCTACGCGTCGAGCTCCTACCTGGCCTCCGCGCGCGCCTGGTTCGCGGCCTTCGCCGCGTTCATCAGGCCGTGGCTCGCCAGCGCGGGCGGCCCCGTGGTGAACATCCAGGTCGACGACGAGTCATGCTTCTACTACCGATTCGGCCCGTTCGAGGTCGACTACCACCCGGAAATGATCGCCCGCTACCGGGCCGTTGAAGGTAGCTCACCACCGACCGCCTGGCCCCCACCGGCGGCGGGGGTCTCGAGTCTGCGTCCGGCCTTCGCCTGGCAGAGCTTCAAGGCGGCGCAGGTAACCGCCTTCCTCGCCACGTTGGCCGCGGACCTCCGCGCCAGCCGCGTCGATGTTCCAGTCACGCATGAGTTGGAGCTGACGTTGGCGCCTCCGGCGGACATGGCACGGGACGCGGCGCACGTCCAGCTCAACCCGGAGCTTTACGTAGGCGGCACCGATCCATGGACGCTGCCCTGCAACGAACTGTGCGCGCTCGCCGCTCGGGCGGCCCAGCGCAACCGAGGCGTCCTATGGGCGACCGAGATGGAGAACGACAACATCGTCCTGTACGACCTCCTTTTCGGGGAGGGGATTCTCGGGGGCCTGCAGTTCACCTACACCGCGGGCGTTCCCGACGGCGCCCTCGGAGATCTCGGCCGGTTGGGTCGAACCCTACGAACCGCCGGTGAGCGACTTGGCGCCGCCATCCGCCGACCGGACGTCGCGATCATCTGGGACAACGCCTTGACCCGCGCCCCCTACAGATCGCAGCGGTGGGGGTTCCGCACCGACGTCCGCAATGTGATCGAACGCGACGTGCCGGCACTAGCCACCCTGCTGATCCGGGGCGGCTTCGCCTTCGACCTGCTCGACGCCGATGCCGCGGAGGCCGCGGACTACCGGGATTACCCGACCGTGTTCCTGGCGGCCGCCGACATCCTGCCCCGGCGCGTCCAGGAGCACCTCGTGGCCTACGTCGCCGCCGGTGGAAGGCTGGTGTGCTGGCCGGCGCCACCCAACCTCGACGAGGACCTGAATCCGTGCACGATCCTCGCCGATGCGTTGTACTTCCAGCCGCGGCGAACCTTCTACCCGGCCGACGCTCAGCAGGTGCGCGTGCTCGGCGTTCTGGTGAGCACGTGGCGGGGGGTGAGCACTTACCGGCTCGGCCCCCATGCCCGTTCCATCGCCAGCCGGGGCGGTGAGTCCTGTGGCTACGCGTTCCCTTACGGCCACGGTGAGGCCCTGTTGTTGGGCTCCTGGCTTGCGGCCGACTCGATACCGGGACGGGCCGGTTCCGTTCTGCAAACCCAGGCGCTGCCCACCCCGATCGGGGCGCCTGCGGCGGCGCGGGCACTGGCCGAGCAGTTCCTCGGCCCGGCGGTTGTCGCACTGGTGCCGAACACGTTTCCTGGCGGCCCGGCGCAGACGCTCCTGGTGTACGACTACACCAACGAGCGCCGCGGTGGAGAGGTCATCACCGGCGGTGCCCTCGCCTACTGGGACGGCGAACAAGTCGTCGGCCTCGCCGAGTTGAACACGACCCAGACGGGAGGCGGGGCCAGCCGGCTCCCGTTCCGGCCGGTGCAGGAGGCACATCTGGAGGTCATCCGCGCTCTTGCCAACGTTCATCCGCAGATACAGAGCAGTGACGCGCGGGTGCAGGCAAGGATTCTGGACGCCCCCACCTCGGGCACGGCGACGGTGATGGCAGCCAACCGCGGTGACACGCCCGTCGAGACCGTGCTCACCACGACCTTGTCCGGCAAGGTCATCCGGCTGCCGACCGAAGGCACCCTCAGGCTGCCCCCGGCCACCGCCGTGCTGCTTCCCCTCGGCTACGAGCTTGCGCCGGGCGTGGTTGTCGAACAATCGAGTGCCCAACTCGTCTCCGCCGACCCGGGCCCGGGTTCGATCACGCTCCGCTTGTGGGCGCCCGCGGGCGGCGAACTCGTGATCCGGCTGCCGGCGTCACCGGATCGCGCCACCCTCGGCGGTCGGGCCATCGCCCTCAGCCCGCAGGGACGACCACCCGGCGGCCTGGTTCGGATTGCACTACCCGCCGGCGACCTCGTGCTCGAGCTGACCTGGACGGCCACGGCTGCGACCTGCGCGACGGGCCCGGGCCCAGCCCGCGCGGACACCCGGCGCTTGCCAGCCACCGGCACTCGCACGTCCCTGCCGGTCCTCGGGGCGGTCGGGCTGGGCATCGGCGCATGGCTGCGCTGGCTGCGGGAGCGGGAGCCAAACGACGGCTGGCATCCGTAG
- a CDS encoding Lrp/AsnC ligand binding domain-containing protein → MGNSMILLLQAETGTAATLAATISAIPAVVEATVTSGPYDVIGRVDCPDPLAERHAIEAVQRAPGLARLCLCRSVAR, encoded by the coding sequence GTGGGCAACTCGATGATCCTGCTGCTGCAGGCCGAAACCGGCACGGCCGCGACGCTGGCCGCCACCATCAGCGCCATCCCGGCCGTCGTGGAGGCGACCGTCACCTCCGGCCCGTACGACGTGATCGGCCGGGTCGACTGCCCGGACCCGCTAGCTGAACGCCATGCGATCGAAGCGGTGCAGCGGGCTCCGGGTCTGGCCCGGTTGTGCCTGTGCCGGTCGGTGGCCCGATGA